Proteins found in one Parcubacteria group bacterium ADurb.Bin159 genomic segment:
- the rsmI gene encoding Ribosomal RNA small subunit methyltransferase I, with the protein MLYLVSTPIGNLEDITLRALETLKKVDFILAEDTRRTKKLLNFYKISTPLISFHEHSSSNKIKQILELLSQNKNLALVTDSGTPAISDPGAKLVKKVFETLGAQSISPIPGPSALTAALSCAGISISSFVFLGFPPHKKARKKFFNQFKSFNFPIVIFESPYRLLKTLKELSEIKNIQIIIFHELTKIHEGIFQGTPQFLLEKFEKDKSLLHGEFTLLIYKN; encoded by the coding sequence ATGCTTTATCTTGTTTCTACTCCTATTGGCAATTTAGAAGATATTACTTTGCGCGCTTTGGAAACTTTGAAAAAAGTTGATTTTATTTTAGCCGAAGACACTCGCCGAACAAAAAAACTTTTAAATTTTTATAAAATATCTACCCCTCTTATTTCCTTCCACGAGCATTCTTCATCAAATAAGATAAAACAAATTTTAGAACTTTTATCTCAAAATAAAAATTTGGCTTTAGTTACAGATTCTGGCACGCCGGCTATTTCCGACCCCGGAGCGAAATTAGTAAAAAAAGTTTTTGAAACTTTGGGGGCTCAATCAATAAGTCCTATTCCCGGGCCTTCGGCTTTAACTGCTGCCTTATCTTGCGCCGGCATTTCCATTTCCTCTTTTGTTTTTTTGGGCTTCCCCCCGCACAAAAAAGCAAGAAAAAAATTTTTTAATCAATTTAAATCTTTTAATTTTCCTATTGTTATTTTTGAATCTCCTTATCGTCTCTTGAAAACTCTTAAAGAATTGTCTGAAATAAAAAATATTCAAATAATAATTTTTCACGAACTAACTAAAATCCATGAAGGAATTTTCCAGGGCACACCTCAATTTCTTTTAGAAAAATTTGAAAAAGACAAATCTCTGCTTCACGGAGAATTCACTCTTTTAATTTACAAAAATTAA